The Pagrus major chromosome 1, Pma_NU_1.0 genome includes the window tttgctgtgaagctccagaaatgttttgtggactatgaaaaaCTTCACGTGGCTTTCCATCTGCAAGAGGCTGAGCAGATGActggattttacattttttgagcgagctgttcctttaaactcCTGACATTCCCCCTTATATATGTCACTTGGAGTTTCTTATTCCTGAGCACCTGAAAGGCTCGACACGATGGGCCACTTTCAGCCGCAGATCGCTGGAGTTTCAAAAAACTAAACGCTTTTCCGACTGGAAACTTCTTACAAATTTTAAAacgctcttcttcttcctccacgAGGGTGGAGATGATGGAGGTGTCAGGGTCGATGACATGTATGTGACCTGCCTGCTGAGCCACCACATAAAAAAGGGCGTCGAAGTGATCCCGATGATCACATCAGTCAGCAGCGTGCGCCCTCGTCTAAAGGTTACCATGGTAACTGCAGACCCATCTGATGCCAGGCTGGAGGTGGGCTCATTCCTCCGTCGGCATGCCAACACTAACTGCTACAGCTGTGAGAAGAAGTCCGGCTTTGACACGCGAGTGTGAGAGATGATGAAGTCAGGATCCATACgttatatatacagtacgtgTGTGTACAGGGTGACTCGTGATTGGTTGGTTCTGTGTCCGTaataatattaaacataaataatatcAAGAAGcaacactgtaaaatatatttCCCCAATTAATTCATTGCGTTTAtaatctttttctcttttttacttgagtatttcagtTTTATGCTGCTTTATACGTCCTCTCCACCACAAAtgttactccactacatttatttgataactttagttactagttactcaACGCTCAGTCCAGTACACATGTAACTGTTaagttacttgtacttttgatacttcagtactttcactgccagaaaattacttttaataccTAAGAACACgtcatatcagatacttaaagacttttactcgagtactatttgtatgagtgactttcacttttcccaaagtaatatttcaacatatctgtactctcctttccttctctcctttccttactctttgtttctttacctTCTGTTCATCCTTCCTAAAcatcttttcctttccttcctacCCTCCCCCTCAATTTCCTTCCTTCTTGACCTGCCTCCTTGTTTCctaatttttaatttctaaatcctttccttccttttctcgTCATCTCCTtaaaatactttctttttttacctaCTTTTTTAATACCTCCTTCTTTCCTCCCTACCCTctccatattttattttcttcttccatttttcttcttcttttcctctgtgcCTCAATTTTATATGTCCTCCCCTTCTTGTCTTAACATCCTTcctctcttgtttttcctcctttcctttcctttcctttcctttccttccctctttaCTTTCCTTCctggtctcctcctgtcttctaCTTGTTTTTTGACCCACAGAAGTTTGTCCTCTCTGTACCTTTTTACACCACTGCACActctccccctcctcacctTTCTTGAACTCCTCCAGCATGGCGTCCAGCTTGGTGTCGTTGAAGACGCAGTGCAGCGGGTGTTTGTAGAACTGGGTGATGGTCTTCAGCGGGGTGCAGTCGTCCGGGTCCACGAACGCGAGGTCCTTGACGAACAGGATGTCCACGATGTTGGAGCGCTCGTTCTCAAACACCGGGATCCTCGTGTAGCCGCTCTGCATGATGTCCGACATGGTGTTGAAGTCCAGCACGACGTCCGAGGCCAGCATGAAGCAGTCGGTCAGCGGCGTCAGGACGTCCTCCACCGTCTTGGTGCGCAGCTCCAGCGCGCCCTGGATGATGTTGAGCTCCTCTTTGACCAGGTCGTGGTACGGGTCTGTGACGCGCAGCATCTCCAGGAGTTTCTCTCTGGTGTAGAAGTTGGAGATCTCCTGGTTGAGGATGAGGTCCAGCAGCTTGCTGATGGGGTAGGAGACGGGGAAGGAGAGCACCATCAGCAGCCGCGTCACCCAGATGGTTTTGGAGGCGATGGCCAGACCGTGACGCGACGCCACCGAGTGTGGAAGGATCTCCCCGATGAAGAAGATCCCGAAGGCGCAGATGACTGTGGAGAGCCAGGTCATGCCCAGGATCTGGCACATCCACACGGCGAGCGAGGCGTTGATGATCGCGGTGCCCAGCAGTAAAGTGCACAGGACGTAGTTACCGTGCCGACGCACGGACTCGATTTTACGCGCGTAGTTCTGCTCCTTGTCGGTGCCGCTGTTCTGGAGGACCTGCAGCTCCACCGGGTCCAGCGCCAGCAGGCTCAGGTTGAGCCCGCTGAACAGAGCTGACAGCCCGAGCAGCAGGACCGACACCAGCACCTGCAGCCAGAGCTCCGGGGCGGCCGAGCGCTCCGCCACTGCCACCCAGAAGTCCCTCGTCCGGTAGTGTTCCCATTTGGACCCGTCGAAGGCGCACATGGAGTAGTATTTGATCTTCTCCCCCCGCCGCAGGTCCTTGGCCAGCAGCTCCACCAGCACCGAGTTCTGACTGGAGGCAGACTTGAAAGAACCCAAAACCTCGATATCGGACGTCCTGGCGTTCTTGTCCATGCACATGTTCCGCTTCGGGTGAACTTGTCCCTCTCTCCCGGGAGTCGGCTCCTCGATGAAGGCGATCCAGGGCGCGGCGTTGTTGGCGCGGGTCCCCGCGGTGCGGTTGAGCCTCTGCGGGGAGGTGGAGTAGTAAACCCGCAGCATGAAGCGGGTCCCCTCGGTGGCTTTCAGCACCCCGTCCTCCACGGACAGCTCCGCCCCGGTCTCCTCCGGCCGAAAGCCGAGCAAGCCGAGCGCCGGGGCGGGGAGCAGAGAGCAGGCGGCcagggagagcagcagcagacgggACGGAGAGAGCGGAGCCCCGCGGGACGGCAGGACTCCGCTTCGGAACCGCGCGGCCGCATCCTCCGCAGCCATGATGCGGTGTGAGCTGCTCGTTCAGTCCAGGGCTCCCGGGTCACGTGGTGCTGCGTGGTTCCGGTCCATGTGTGAGAAGGAGGGACCCGCAGATCTCCGCACACGGCGGTGATTATGATGTTCGGctgctgagacagagatgcgCGCTCCGCTGTGCCGTGACGTAACTTTCTATTAATAGCCTCGAGCTCATAGCGTGAAAGATGAATGCTGGTAAAAGTACTGAAGTAATCCTGAACGTTACACTTTGTTAAGTAGTGGATTCCTTGAGTTTGATGTTTGTTTGCAGCTTGTATGGAGGAATCAACACCAGACAGCTCGACTCATaaattaatgttattaaatgATGAGCCAgttaatttataaaaatgtgtcataaatagatgtttttgctttaattcgcctctgtatttatttacgtTTGTTTTAACACAACTATTTAtctaacatttaatttattaattcattattttctttactgATTTCCAGTTTTGGCAGGTTCAGTCCTCCGTACTCTCCTGGTGTGTCTCCATACATAGAGTTTACATTGACTGTTATATTCTGGCTAACAATGATTGCAATGATTTTTCTATGACAGTGAattactttataataaccatgattaataaatagtaactttatagttaattaaaggtgttatttgtgagaaaagttgattttcgCCTCCCAACTCGTCGCTTGATGCTTTGGCAAGGCGataatcccaaagcatcagtttttgacgagttgtgactcaaaaatcaacttttcctacaaatagcacctttaaactttagttaaaagttaataaaatgttttataaacactTTATTAACCATTTctttattgtaaagttgtaacTGGTGTTAATAAACCTTTTCCACCGCCTAATGAatggtttaaaatgtgttttattgtttggtCTCTAGTTTGATCTCCATATGATTTTACAGACACTTTCCCAGTGGTAAACTATAATTTCAGTGACTGTAGTGGCTGTAAAAGCCAAAAAACTATCACAGCATGTCCTCTTATATTAGCATGTATATAAGTAGCATATTGGCTCTTTATTAGTCATGATAAAGCacttattaaaggagcactctgtagttttggggaagaaattttaatcagaagagaaagatcttcactgactgatatttttatgcttaaacaaactaaataaacaaactcactttgttttcatgactgaataaactgaataaacaaactgacacaatttcatcctgttttactttgtttatatgtggcggaccctgccacctctttatttcaaacagtgttctggggaccttattttcctctgagaacagcttgtttattcacttacagaaataataattatttctgagtttgtattattacctcaataatattgtaaatatcaaaataatgagttttgatttcttctttaaaaactacatactgcccctttaatgccCCAGTCTGCATGGCCATATTCCACAACTAGGCCATTAAAACAAGATCTTCCAACTTTTAAAGTGATCGTGGTCGAAGATATTTGTTTCCCCGGGTCATTAAATACTGATGCTTCAGCCACCAGCTTAAAACGTCAGGATTTGATGactcaaaaaatcaaaaaacagctatttcttcagaaaaatacatattgttgCTTAAATTAAAGGTTTTCCCTCAAGTAGAGTCACGTCAACTTACTTGTGAATCAGTTGGTTAGCATAGTTCTGATCATGAGCAAGACGAGGAACATATTCTGATTGAGAAAGAGTTAATCTGGAGGCtagtagttttgttttttgttgtataGGAAGAGAACGCATTTGTCTTCTTGTAACGTGGCCGGAGTTTGTTTGCATCCATCTTAATATAAGATATTTTACCTTTTACCTTTAGACCAATGAAGATGGTGTTAAGCCGTTTTTAGAAAATATGGCATCTCGCTCCGTCGTTATGCAGACGACACTCAAATCTATCTGCCTTTGAAACGGAACAATGCAAA containing:
- the LOC140999931 gene encoding metal transporter CNNM1-like encodes the protein MAAEDAAARFRSGVLPSRGAPLSPSRLLLLSLAACSLLPAPALGLLGFRPEETGAELSVEDGVLKATEGTRFMLRVYYSTSPQRLNRTAGTRANNAAPWIAFIEEPTPGREGQVHPKRNMCMDKNARTSDIEVLGSFKSASSQNSVLVELLAKDLRRGEKIKYYSMCAFDGSKWEHYRTRDFWVAVAERSAAPELWLQVLVSVLLLGLSALFSGLNLSLLALDPVELQVLQNSGTDKEQNYARKIESVRRHGNYVLCTLLLGTAIINASLAVWMCQILGMTWLSTVICAFGIFFIGEILPHSVASRHGLAIASKTIWVTRLLMVLSFPVSYPISKLLDLILNQEISNFYTREKLLEMLRVTDPYHDLVKEELNIIQGALELRTKTVEDVLTPLTDCFMLASDVVLDFNTMSDIMQSGYTRIPVFENERSNIVDILFVKDLAFVDPDDCTPLKTITQFYKHPLHCVFNDTKLDAMLEEFKKGKSHLAIVQRVNNEGEGDPFYEVMGIVTLEDVIEEIIKSEILDETDLYTDNRSKRRVSHHERKQQDFSIFKLSENEMKVKISPQLLLATHRFLSTEVEPFKPAHISEKILLRLIKHPSVVQELKFDEKNKRAQQHFLFQRNKPVDYFILVLQGRVEVEFGKEALKFENGAFSYFGVPAIMPTVHRSPSRSSGLDRSESMLYGGSMGQLNGGGNVYLPDYSVRQLTHLQIIKITRSHYQNAVTATRMDSSPQTPDADARLSEGNTLTPEPPATEHAATLMPPPHTTTTLMPPPREPSRPGSARTRGQQSSVTHSTSLLNEKNRIVRSKSDGQKSPSDSVFLRMDEIPYIREDRAETDTHTDMASVPIETDTSPFISSLSLSGSEDTLGKKLLLKLSHKKRKKSREGEKTPEDISEQPLVKT